The Rhododendron vialii isolate Sample 1 chromosome 6a, ASM3025357v1 genome includes a window with the following:
- the LOC131329365 gene encoding uncharacterized protein LOC131329365 isoform X1 — protein MDQPTGEIAESLHLITSLQSQLESLQIRVKELESDNARLSSLVSNCCCHKAEENILARVSGSFGLVDERGSSNSNGGKSRKKKENQTVPDDKVRTGHQYSKRYVALKVMYFGQRFFGFASEAQMDPTVESEIFKALYKTRLINGDKKNLQYSRCGRTDKGVSSVGQVISLFLRSNHKKPEQSNGCSGEFVPEEPYGGEIDYVKILNKVLPKDIRVMGWCPAPTEFSARFSCLSREYKYFFWNRDLNVVAMENAGKKFVGEHDFRNFCKMDAANVHNYRRHITEFEIFPCNERFEGDQLWAVKIKGTAFLWHQVRCMVAVLFLIGQGLESPNVVDALLDVDRTPRKPQYRIAPEIPLVLQSCKFEGLRFMCSSDARQALHAHLEMECRSYKLQSAIFHEALLSCSLVENDDSVLTGKTRKKAASHVPLMSRPTEPSYEERCIKLNSRAEE, from the exons ATGGATCAACCAACCGGAGAGATCGCCGAGTCCCTTCACCTAATCACGTCCCTACAATCTCAGCTCGAGTCTCTCCAAATCAGAgtcaag GAGTTAGAGTCCGACAATGCCAGACTATCGTCTCTCGTATCCAATTGCTGCTGTCACAAG GCTGAGGAAAATATTCTTGCTCGTGTTTCGGGTAGTTTTGGTTTAGTTGATGAAAGAGGAAGTTCAAATTCCAATGGTGGTAAGAgcagaaaaaagaaggaaaatcagACAGTGCCAG ATGATAAGGTGAGGACTGGACATCAGTACTCCAAAAGATATGTTGCTCTTAAAGTAATGTATTTTGGTCAGAG gttttttggttttgcttcaGAGGCTCAAATGGATCCAACTGTCGag TCTGAAATTTTCAAAGCTCTGTACAAAACCAGGCTCATTAATGGCGACAAGAAGAACTTACAATACTCAAGATGTGGCAGAACAGACAAGGGAGTATCCTCTGTCGGGCAA gtgatttctttgtttttgcgATCAAACCATAAGAAACCAGAGCAGAGCAATGGATGTTCGGGGGAATTTGTGCCCGAGGAACCATATG gAGGAGAAATAGACTACGTGAAAATACTGAATAAAGTTCTTCCTAAAGATATTCGAGTTATGGGCTGGTGTCCTGCTCCAACTGAGTTCAGTGCAAG GTTTAGCTGTTTGAGCAGggagtataaatattttttctggAACAGAGATCTGAATGTAGTG GCAATGGAGAATGCAGGTAAGAAATTTGTAGGGGAACATGACTTCAGAAACTTCTGCAAGATGGATGCAGCGAATGTGCACAACTATAGGAGGCATATCACAGAGTTCGAAATATTTCCTTGCAATGAAAG GTTTGAAGGTGATCAGCTTTGGGCAGTGAAAATCAAAGGTACTGCTTTTCTGTGGCACCAGGTCCGGTGCATGGTTGCTGTACTCTTTTTGATTGGCCAAGGTCTTGAATCTCCTAAT GTGGTTGATGCCTTGCTGGATGTTGATAGGACACCAAGGAAACCTCAGTACAGGATTGCTCCAGAGATTCCCTTGGTGCTTCAGTCATGCAAATTTGAAGGTCTCAGATTTATGTGCTCGTCAG ATGCCAGGCAAGCTCTGCATGCACACTTGGAGATGGAGTGCCGAAGTTACAAACTTCAATCTGCAATCTTTCACGAGGCTCTGCTAAGCTGTTCATTGGTGGAAAATG ATGACAGTGTGTTGACTggtaaaacaagaaagaaagcaGCTTCCCATGTTCCCCTCATGTCCCGGCCAACTGAGC CATCTTACGAGGAACGGTGTATAAAGTTGAATTCAAGAGCAGAAGAGTAA
- the LOC131329365 gene encoding uncharacterized protein LOC131329365 isoform X2, which translates to MDQPTGEIAESLHLITSLQSQLESLQIRVKELESDNARLSSLVSNCCCHKAEENILARVSGSFGLVDERGSSNSNGGKSRKKKENQTVPDDKVRTGHQYSKRYVALKVMYFGQRFFGFASEAQMDPTVEVISLFLRSNHKKPEQSNGCSGEFVPEEPYGGEIDYVKILNKVLPKDIRVMGWCPAPTEFSARFSCLSREYKYFFWNRDLNVVAMENAGKKFVGEHDFRNFCKMDAANVHNYRRHITEFEIFPCNERFEGDQLWAVKIKGTAFLWHQVRCMVAVLFLIGQGLESPNVVDALLDVDRTPRKPQYRIAPEIPLVLQSCKFEGLRFMCSSDARQALHAHLEMECRSYKLQSAIFHEALLSCSLVENDDSVLTGKTRKKAASHVPLMSRPTEPSYEERCIKLNSRAEE; encoded by the exons ATGGATCAACCAACCGGAGAGATCGCCGAGTCCCTTCACCTAATCACGTCCCTACAATCTCAGCTCGAGTCTCTCCAAATCAGAgtcaag GAGTTAGAGTCCGACAATGCCAGACTATCGTCTCTCGTATCCAATTGCTGCTGTCACAAG GCTGAGGAAAATATTCTTGCTCGTGTTTCGGGTAGTTTTGGTTTAGTTGATGAAAGAGGAAGTTCAAATTCCAATGGTGGTAAGAgcagaaaaaagaaggaaaatcagACAGTGCCAG ATGATAAGGTGAGGACTGGACATCAGTACTCCAAAAGATATGTTGCTCTTAAAGTAATGTATTTTGGTCAGAG gttttttggttttgcttcaGAGGCTCAAATGGATCCAACTGTCGag gtgatttctttgtttttgcgATCAAACCATAAGAAACCAGAGCAGAGCAATGGATGTTCGGGGGAATTTGTGCCCGAGGAACCATATG gAGGAGAAATAGACTACGTGAAAATACTGAATAAAGTTCTTCCTAAAGATATTCGAGTTATGGGCTGGTGTCCTGCTCCAACTGAGTTCAGTGCAAG GTTTAGCTGTTTGAGCAGggagtataaatattttttctggAACAGAGATCTGAATGTAGTG GCAATGGAGAATGCAGGTAAGAAATTTGTAGGGGAACATGACTTCAGAAACTTCTGCAAGATGGATGCAGCGAATGTGCACAACTATAGGAGGCATATCACAGAGTTCGAAATATTTCCTTGCAATGAAAG GTTTGAAGGTGATCAGCTTTGGGCAGTGAAAATCAAAGGTACTGCTTTTCTGTGGCACCAGGTCCGGTGCATGGTTGCTGTACTCTTTTTGATTGGCCAAGGTCTTGAATCTCCTAAT GTGGTTGATGCCTTGCTGGATGTTGATAGGACACCAAGGAAACCTCAGTACAGGATTGCTCCAGAGATTCCCTTGGTGCTTCAGTCATGCAAATTTGAAGGTCTCAGATTTATGTGCTCGTCAG ATGCCAGGCAAGCTCTGCATGCACACTTGGAGATGGAGTGCCGAAGTTACAAACTTCAATCTGCAATCTTTCACGAGGCTCTGCTAAGCTGTTCATTGGTGGAAAATG ATGACAGTGTGTTGACTggtaaaacaagaaagaaagcaGCTTCCCATGTTCCCCTCATGTCCCGGCCAACTGAGC CATCTTACGAGGAACGGTGTATAAAGTTGAATTCAAGAGCAGAAGAGTAA